From a single Lolium rigidum isolate FL_2022 chromosome 7, APGP_CSIRO_Lrig_0.1, whole genome shotgun sequence genomic region:
- the LOC124676264 gene encoding ubiquitin carboxyl-terminal hydrolase 3-like isoform X3, with amino-acid sequence MAAPPSAASACSGERWPPLESSPDVFNQGEAEVHDVYGLDYDALATVPQPVLAVIFCFPDPPESSSHPSEEVLATQHKQETSDDVYFIQQIESLGNACGTIALLHAVGNACSESLLDNSCLDLFFQSTASMDPYERARVLEKDDDIARAHSLAASAGDTELPDDVEEHYICFVALNGTLYELDGMKGGQKKHGSTSPESLLQDAVHIIKDIMHKIPSSMNFNVMVLSRTLK; translated from the exons atggcggcgccgccctccgccgcctcggcctgctccggcgagcggtggcctCCACTAGAGTCCAGCCCGGACGTATTCAACCAG GGCGAGGCGGAGGTCCACGACGTATACGGTCTGGATTATGACGCGCTGGCGACGGTTCCCCAGCCCGTGCTCGCCGTCATCTTCTGCTTCCCCGATCCGCCTGAG AGTTCAAGTCATCCTTCAGAGGAAGTCTTAGCCACTCAACATAAG CAGGAAACTTCGGATGATGTGTATTTCATACAACAGATCGAATCATTAGGAAATGCTTGTGGAACTATCGCTCTGCTTCATGCTGTTGGAAATGCATGTTCAGAAAGTTTGT TGGATAATTCATGCTTGGACTTGTTCTTCCAATCAACAGCCAGCATGGACCCATATGAG CGTGCGAGAGTTTTGGAGAAGGACGATGACATTGCAAGAGCCCACTCATTGGCTGCCAGTGCTGGTGACACAGAG CTCCCTGACGATGTAGAAGAGCATTATATCTGTTTCGTGGCTCTTAATG GAACACTTTATGAGCTTGACGGCATGAAGGGTGGACAAAAAAAACATGGTTCCACATCTCCAGAAAGTTTACTGCAG GATGCTGTGCATATCATTAAGGACATAATGCACAAGATTCCCAGTTCGATGAACTTCAATGTCATGGTGCTATCAAGAACACTGAAGTAA
- the LOC124676264 gene encoding ubiquitin carboxyl-terminal hydrolase 3-like isoform X2, translating into MAAPPSAASACSGERWPPLESSPDVFNQFMWSLGVPQGEAEVHDVYGLDYDALATVPQPVLAVIFCFPDPPESSSHPSEEVLATQHKETSDDVYFIQQIESLGNACGTIALLHAVGNACSESLLDNSCLDLFFQSTASMDPYERARVLEKDDDIARAHSLAASAGDTELPDDVEEHYICFVALNGTLYELDGMKGGQKKHGSTSPESLLQDAVHIIKDIMHKIPSSMNFNVMVLSRTLK; encoded by the exons atggcggcgccgccctccgccgcctcggcctgctccggcgagcggtggcctCCACTAGAGTCCAGCCCGGACGTATTCAACCAG TTCATGTGGTCGCTGGGTGTGCCGCAGGGCGAGGCGGAGGTCCACGACGTATACGGTCTGGATTATGACGCGCTGGCGACGGTTCCCCAGCCCGTGCTCGCCGTCATCTTCTGCTTCCCCGATCCGCCTGAG AGTTCAAGTCATCCTTCAGAGGAAGTCTTAGCCACTCAACATAAG GAAACTTCGGATGATGTGTATTTCATACAACAGATCGAATCATTAGGAAATGCTTGTGGAACTATCGCTCTGCTTCATGCTGTTGGAAATGCATGTTCAGAAAGTTTGT TGGATAATTCATGCTTGGACTTGTTCTTCCAATCAACAGCCAGCATGGACCCATATGAG CGTGCGAGAGTTTTGGAGAAGGACGATGACATTGCAAGAGCCCACTCATTGGCTGCCAGTGCTGGTGACACAGAG CTCCCTGACGATGTAGAAGAGCATTATATCTGTTTCGTGGCTCTTAATG GAACACTTTATGAGCTTGACGGCATGAAGGGTGGACAAAAAAAACATGGTTCCACATCTCCAGAAAGTTTACTGCAG GATGCTGTGCATATCATTAAGGACATAATGCACAAGATTCCCAGTTCGATGAACTTCAATGTCATGGTGCTATCAAGAACACTGAAGTAA
- the LOC124676264 gene encoding ubiquitin carboxyl-terminal hydrolase 3-like isoform X1, which translates to MAAPPSAASACSGERWPPLESSPDVFNQFMWSLGVPQGEAEVHDVYGLDYDALATVPQPVLAVIFCFPDPPESSSHPSEEVLATQHKQETSDDVYFIQQIESLGNACGTIALLHAVGNACSESLLDNSCLDLFFQSTASMDPYERARVLEKDDDIARAHSLAASAGDTELPDDVEEHYICFVALNGTLYELDGMKGGQKKHGSTSPESLLQDAVHIIKDIMHKIPSSMNFNVMVLSRTLK; encoded by the exons atggcggcgccgccctccgccgcctcggcctgctccggcgagcggtggcctCCACTAGAGTCCAGCCCGGACGTATTCAACCAG TTCATGTGGTCGCTGGGTGTGCCGCAGGGCGAGGCGGAGGTCCACGACGTATACGGTCTGGATTATGACGCGCTGGCGACGGTTCCCCAGCCCGTGCTCGCCGTCATCTTCTGCTTCCCCGATCCGCCTGAG AGTTCAAGTCATCCTTCAGAGGAAGTCTTAGCCACTCAACATAAG CAGGAAACTTCGGATGATGTGTATTTCATACAACAGATCGAATCATTAGGAAATGCTTGTGGAACTATCGCTCTGCTTCATGCTGTTGGAAATGCATGTTCAGAAAGTTTGT TGGATAATTCATGCTTGGACTTGTTCTTCCAATCAACAGCCAGCATGGACCCATATGAG CGTGCGAGAGTTTTGGAGAAGGACGATGACATTGCAAGAGCCCACTCATTGGCTGCCAGTGCTGGTGACACAGAG CTCCCTGACGATGTAGAAGAGCATTATATCTGTTTCGTGGCTCTTAATG GAACACTTTATGAGCTTGACGGCATGAAGGGTGGACAAAAAAAACATGGTTCCACATCTCCAGAAAGTTTACTGCAG GATGCTGTGCATATCATTAAGGACATAATGCACAAGATTCCCAGTTCGATGAACTTCAATGTCATGGTGCTATCAAGAACACTGAAGTAA
- the LOC124671177 gene encoding 2-oxoglutarate-dependent dioxygenase 21, chloroplastic-like → MASHQPQQALPVINIALLGDKDPAARALVVQDIARACLDRGCFQVINHGVSKIVMDGALEAASEFFDMSTRYKEVHASDDIRSPVRYDTTSRDGISKSRSFLKHYANPLDDWINLWPMQPATYREKMGTYSMEIQSLSVQLMGAIVQGLGLGSMYLHDKLGEGLQFVALNNYPQGSSLAGDTVGLAPHSDYGFITILLQSSPGLEVMHHDDHAWTPVPAIPGALHVHLGDHLEVLSNGRLRSLMHRAILNTDEARISIASIHGVAMDENVECAEELVDEGHPKMYRESSFRDYLDFLPTNVKKYRRFVQTLKINTAA, encoded by the exons ATGGCAAGCCACCAGCCACAGCAAGCATTGCCGGTGATCAACATTGCCCTGCTCGGCGACAAGGACCCCGCCGCACGGGCCCTCGTCGTCCAGGATATTGCGCGGGCGTGCCTCGATCGCGGCTGCTTCCAG GTGATAAACCACGGCGTTAGCAAGATCGTCATGGACGGCGCCCTCGAAGCCGCCTCCGAGTTCTTCGACATGTCTACGAGATACAAGGAGGTGCACGCGTCCGATGACATCAGAAGCCCGGTCCGGTACGACACGACCTCGAGGGACGGGATCAGCAAGTCCAGGTCCTTCCTCAAGCACTACGCCAATCCCCTGGACGACTGGATAAACTTATGGCCAATGCAACCTGCAACATACAG GGAGAAAATGGGAACGTACTCCATGGAAATACAGAGTCTGTCAGTGCAGCTCATGGGAGCCATTGTGCAGGGCCTGGGACTAGGGTCAATGTACCTGCACGACAAACTTGGAGAAGGATTGCAGTTCGTGGCCCTCAACAACTACCCACAGGGATCATCGCTGGCAGGCGACACGGTCGGGCTGGCGCCTCACTCCGACTACGGCTTCATCACCATCCTGCTGCAGAGCTCCCCGGGGCTCGAGGTGATGCACCACGACGACCATGCCTGGACGCCGGTCCCGGCCATCCCGGgggctctccatgtccatctcggTGACCACCTGGAGGTGCTGAGCAATGGCCGGCTCAGGTCACTTATGCACCGGGCAATCCTTAATACCGATGAAGCAAGGATTTCTATTGCGAGCATCCACGGTGTAGCAATGGATGAAAACGTCGAATGCGCCGAGGAACTCGTCGACGAGGGCCACCCCAAGATGTACAGGGAGAGCAGCTTCCGTGACTACCTCGACTTCCTCCCCACAAACGTCAAAAAGTACCGGAGGTTCGTCCAGACCCTCAAGATCAACACAGCTGCTTAA
- the LOC124670604 gene encoding 2-oxoglutarate-dependent dioxygenase 21, chloroplastic-like translates to MPAAVSGRLLTRNINMASSHQHQQPPRASSRALPVINIGRLGDNDPAARALVVQDIARACRDRGCFQVINHGVSKSVMNGALEAASEFFDMSTEHKEAFASDDIRGPIRYDTSARDGISKCRSFLKHYANPLQDWVKFWPKQPASYRKKMGMYAVEIQRLSVQLTGAIMQGLGLGPMYLQEKLGAGLQFMALNNYPQGSSQAGDTVGLAPHSDYGFITILMQSSPGLEVMHHDDDAWTPVPAIPGALHVHLGDHMEVLSNGRLRSLLHRAILNTDEARISIASLHGVAIDEKVSCAEELVDERHPKLYRESSFHDFLDFLPTNVNTYRRFVETLKFDRA, encoded by the exons atGCCTGCTGCCGTCTCCGGGCGCCTCCTGACGAGGAACATCAACATGGCGAGCAGCCACCAGCATCAGCAGCCGCCGCGAGCGTCGTCGCGAGCATTGCCCGTGATCAACATTGGCCGGCTCGGCGACAACGACCCTGCCGCACGGGCGCTCGTCGTCCAGGACATCGCACGGGCCTGCCGGGATCGCGGCTGCTTCCAG GTGATAAACCACGGCGTCAGCAAGTCCGTCATGAACGGCGCCCTGGAAGCCGCCTCCGAGTTCTTCGACATGTCCACGGAGCACAAGGAGGCGTTCGCCTCCGACGATATCCGGGGACCTATCCGGTACGACACCAGCGCGAGGGATGGGATCAGCAAGTGCAGGTCGTTTCTCAAGCACTACGCCAATCCCCTCCAAGACTGGGTCAAGTTCTGGCCAAAGCAACCTGCATCATACAG GAAGAAAATGGGGATGTACGCCGTGGAAATACAGAGACTGTCAGTGCAACTCACAGGAGCCATTATGCAAGGACTAGGATTGGGGCCAATGTACCTGCAGGAGAAGCTCGGAGCAGGGTTGCAGTTCATGGCTCTAAACAACTACCCACAAGGGTCATCGCAAGCGGGCGACACGGTCGGGCTGGCACCACATTCTGACTACGGCTTCATCACGATCCTGATGCAGAGCTCCCCAGGGCTCGAGGTGATGCACCACGACGACGATGCCTGGACGCCGGTCCCAGCCATCCCGGGGgcccttcacgtccatctcggtGACCACATGGAAGTGTTGAGCAATGGCCGGCTCAGGTCACTTCTGCACCGGGCAATCCTGAATACCGATGAAGCGAGAATTTCTATCGCCAGCCTTCATGGGGTTGCAATCGATGAGAAGGTCAGCTGTGCTGAGGAGCTCGTCGATGAACGCCACCCAAAGTTGTACAGGGAGAGCAGCTTCCATGACTTCCTCGACTTCCTGCCGACAAATGTCAATACTTATCGGAGGTTCGTTGAGACCCTCAAATTCGACAGGGCTTAA